The following nucleotide sequence is from Triticum dicoccoides isolate Atlit2015 ecotype Zavitan chromosome 7B, WEW_v2.0, whole genome shotgun sequence.
TTttacttccttcttctttttcttttgatttatattTTAAATGAACATATTTATAAAAATGTAAATtacttaggaaaatttgaaaaccgtGAATTCAAAAATGTTAGCACAATATTAAAGAAATGTTAGTGCAACTAAAAAATGTTGATAGCTTTAAAAAAATCACGACAAAGAAAAATATTTCTACGTTGGAAAAACtgtatataattttttttccaaaatttttatACAATGTACAAATATGTTGACatcttaaaaaaatgttcatgacaacAATTTCTTTTCTACATTTCAAAAAATTGTATGTAAATTATTTGAAACGTGCTAATACaatgtaaataaaaataaaaacaatgtGCGTGAACATTGAAAGAAATATTCCCACATTTCAAAAAAAGTGTGGTCCTCCCCCTACAGGAAGATCCAAGGCTTTGGTGTGAACCTCCCCCTTCCGGTGCCCTCGACCCAACTCATGCTAGGAGTTGGCCTCTCTTTGGCTTTGTCATGATACTATGACCAACTCAAAAATAAGCAAGGCGTAAAAGTCACAAGGGGCGATCTCTTTAGACCATTCCGTAGAAAGATCCATGGCTTCGCCACGAACCTCCCCTGTTCCAGTGCCCACGAATCATCTCGTGCTAGGAGTTGGCCTCTCTTTGGGTATATCATGATCCTATGACCCATTCAAACAAAATCAAGGAGTAAAAGTCACCAGGGGTGGCTCCTTCCGAAAAAAATGATGGGCTAGACGTCACGAGGCCCGCTAAAGAGGGGATACGAAATTACGTGAGGAAGTGTTGGAACCATTCCCCCTTTTGCATGTGATCCTACCACGCGTATGCAAGGGGTGATGTGATGAGAAGAGGTCAATACACGACTTTTAAGCcgtagagggagggagggaggagggggagcgggagagggggggagggagagggagagggagagagagagaggtgaccaTTAGACGAAACAAGTACTACATGAGTACGAGAAATATTAGACACATGCAAGCATAGAATACATTGCATCGATAGATATAGTAATTAACTTTTGCAACCATAATAATATTATTTCATGCATACTAGagtatccacacacacacacacacacacacacacacacacacacacagtggtATCGAAGTAACAACTCCGGTGTATGTGCGGCGAGATGACTTCGCCTGGAGGTGCGATGAGCGACGTAGGGCAGCGGGGCATGGTGCGGTGGCCTCCGAGACATAGCCAAGGATACGAATCGGCTGATTCGGGTGGTTTCCCGGCACTGACACCGGGCCAGCCTAGGCTACCTCCGGGATTGCATCGTGGGAATGCGAGAGCTGTAGTCTTTCGAGCGCCATGACTGATGGACATCATCGAACATTGCCTCATCCATTGCTCGGAGAAGGACCACCATTCCAATGGCTAAGTCATCATATGTGTTAATCATCCACCACCGCTCCTCTTCGGCAACAAATATGATCACGTACTCCGCTGCCCCCACCATATCCTTTGAGGTATCATATTAGGGAGCgatcttcttcatcctcctcaaTTTGGCGGCATCGCCTGCCGCAGGCGACTCAAACACCCTGTTCCATCCCCTGCTGTTATCCATCTTCACGAAACCATACAAAGATGTCAGTATTCGTAAGAAAAAACTAAAACAACATGTAAGATATATAGCACTATATACCACACATATGAAAGATAGCATTTGCAAATATTTACACACATATCCACATTTTAACAAAAATAgcaaatttttgctggtaacttttttttaatttcttttcattttctttctcttttattttctttcatttTTCAATTAATCTTGCAAAACTCTACTACATACACATCAATCGACCAATATCTATACAAATTAAAATGATATAACCTCATCTCCTCTCGTCTCACACTCCCAATTAATCATACAAAGCATTCTGCACACATTTCCTCTGAAGCTCATCCATAGTAATTTATAAGacagaaaatgaaaataaaaacatGCATACCATCCATTAGCCACATATcatccatatatatatatgtatgtatatgtatGNNNNNNNNNNNNNNNNNNNNNNNNNNNNNNNNNNNNNNNNNNNNNNNNNNNNNNNNNNNNNNNNNNNNNNNNNNNNNNNNNNNNNNNNNNNNNNNNNNNNNNNNNNNNNNNNNNNNNNNNNNNNNNNNNNNNNNNNNNNNNNNNNNNNNNNNNNNNNNNNNNNNNNNNNNNNNNNNNNNNNNNNNNNNNNNNNNNNNNNNNNNNNNNNNNNNNNNNNNNNNNNNNNNNNNNNNNNNNNNNNNNNNNNNNNNNNNNNNNNNNNNNNNNNNNNNNNNNNNNNNNNNNNNNNNNNNNNNNNNNNNNNNNNNNNNNNNNNNNNNNNNNNNNNNNNNNNNNNNNNNNNNNNNNNNNNNNNNNNNNNNNNNNNNNNNNNNNNNNNNNNNNNNNNNNNNNNNNNNNNNNNNNNNNNNNNNNNNNNNNNNNNNNNNNNNNNNNNNNNNNNNNNNNNNNNNNNNNNNTTATCCATATCATCCATATCAAATTTCCATATCTATATCATCCATCATCCATATATATCCAAACCCTAAACCTAGCTAGCTAGATCCATAACCATAGCATGCAGTCATACATATACACCATATATATCTATTTCCATATCATCCATATTAACCTCCTAGGTGATCCATCGTAACCATATGCAATTTCCATATGAAAATAGTGCTAATTAAAAAAAATTGAGCTAGCTCACCTCGGTGGGATGTGGGAGGTCGGCCGGCGTCAGTTGGGCCGATGATGGAGTTGGTGGTGATGACCGGTGTAGAGGTGGTGGAGCCTGGCGATGGAGGCTACGGTAACGGCCGGGATGGAAGTGCTGGCGATGGTGCAGTTGTAGGCAGCAGATCGATGGCGGCTGTGCaaccgacggcgagctcgggcaggCGACGAAGGGTTGAGGTGGAGGAGGGCCGCAGGGTTGACATGGTGGGGGCATCACGCAGGTACATGGGCGTGAGAATATCCAAATGTAAGCCGATTGTGCTTTATATCGGCTACTGAGCTTACGTGGAGATGAAGGGTTTGGCatttaaaaaaacaaaaggaaaacataAGCCGCATATGCCACTAGAGCATACTCGGCTTATAGTTCACACAGACACACAACCGTTAGGCAAGGCGAGTATGACCACGTGGCAGCTACTTTGCCGAGTGTAGCATTTAACCCGAGTGTTTTTCTCGAATATGACGAGATCTACTTTTAAGCCAAGTGTATTTATAGCTGTTCTTGGCGTACAATTGTCTAAGCTGAGGACCCTGTAATTGTCGTGTGTGTTTTGCAGTGTGTTCGGTTTACATGGTGGTAAGCCGAGTGCCCGAAAAATTACACTTGGCATATATCAATATACTCGGCGTACAATGTTTTTGGGAGGATGGCACTCGGATATCGATCCAACGGTTCAGATGAAAGCAATTTGAAAGTAAAAAAACATCAGGCATCTGTTGCATAACTGGTCCCAATATCACGGACGAAAACTTTGTCATCTTTTTTGTTTTGAATTGATGACGGGCGAAAACTCGGACATCTTTAAGAACAGGAATCGGGTTAGCTAATCGGCTCGTTAAACATTATGCCACTTGCTTGCTTTCAATAGGCTTCCTTGGTGAAGAGCCTGACGTCTCTCCAGCGCGACTCCATCAGGTGCGAGGGGGCCGTCTGAGTGTACACACCGAACTTGAAGTAGTGTATGTCGCCGCCGCGTCCCGCTACGCGCAGCCGCTCCTGGCCATCGATGAACACGGTGAGCGTCCCTGCGCCGCCGACGTCGTGGATCACGTTGAGCCTGAACCACCGGTCGTAGATGCCTCCGTCGACCACCCGCGTCCAGTCGTCATAGTACACCAGCGCGCCGCTGTAGACGTGCAGCATCAGCGTCGTCGCGTGCTTCGCCGCGCCGAACACCTGCATGATGGACACCCCTGTCGTGCCCGAGGGCACGTAGGCGTACCCCTCGAACTGCCACACGCCTGAGCTGTAGTTTTGCTGCGCCACGGGTTAATTGACAAATTAATACCGCGTATGGATAATGGACTAGTAGACTGAGGTTGATTATAATTACCATGCGGATTTCTGTTCGTGGCCTGGTGTGGCTGGCTGGGCTATGAGGCTTGTCAGTGCAGTACACCCACATCCGCCGCATGCCATTCACGAGCTCGTACCGCTGATCCAGCGGCACGTCGTACGGACTCTGCACCGGGAGCTGAGCATCGGCGAGTGGCACGGTGATGAAGCCGGTGGTCGGGTCGCACGCCGCGGCGTTGGCGCCCTGCGTGGCGCATGACAGTGCCAGGAGGAGGAGCGGCATAGACAGTCTGTGTAAGTTGGGAGCCATTTTGCTAGTTAGCTAAGCAAGCTCCTAATGAAGCAAGCCTCTGAtcgatgtgtgtgtgtatatatgcagTTATGCACACAATGTGCGTATAGGTTTGTAGAACTCAGCCTTGTGTTGCGATGGATAAATTATGAATTTTCGGATTCTTAATGTTGAAGTGCACCTGTGCATGTTACAAGCCTGAAATCTAAACTCAAGCAAACGATAAACTTACAAAACTAGATACACTACAGTTTCCTAGATAGAGCATAATTCCGAGGATATTCCGAATGTGTTTTGACCATGTCTACCAGGTTTTTTTTTGACATCCATATCTACCAGGTCAACACTACATAAAACAACAAGAAACAAATAATTGGCTTTTTAATTATCAATCTTCCAAGAATTAAAAAAAAATTTGAACATTCAAACTAAAATCAGTTTCCGTTTCAATGAATTCAAACTGCAATTTTGAGTTCTTTTATCTTCAAATCTCAATTACTATCAACTTCATGATGTAATTTTTAGTTAGGAAATATTTGAGATGTGGGAAACATATATATTTGAGTATTGAAGGTTTTTTAATACAATACAAACGCAAACACTCATCCATATGAATGCACACACACTCTGCCCATATGAGCACTTTGGAGATACCGAGCCAGCACTTCACCTTGAGATTGAGGAAGTCGCGACAGACGCCTTCGTAGTCAAA
It contains:
- the LOC119339342 gene encoding citrate-binding protein-like, coding for MPFHLLILLLALSCATQGANAAACDPTTGFITVPLTDAQLPVQRPYDVPLEQRYELVNGMRRMWVYCTDKPHSPASHAKPRTEIRMQNYSSGVWQFEGYAYVPSGTTGVSIMQVFGAAKHATTLMLHVYSGALVYYDDWTRVVDGGIYDRWFRLNVIHDVGGAGTLTVFIDGQERLRVAGRGGDIHYFKFGVYTQTAPSHLMESRWRDVRLFTKEAY